TCCCTTTCAAATCTTGTTATCGAGATTAGGGGTATAAGATTACCCATTTTATTTGCTATCTTTATCTTTTTCATACTCTCAATGGTATTTCGAAGGCTTTTGGGAAAGATGACTCTTATATCAATCTCTTCATTAGTCTTCTTTATGCTTGTGGCAACAATCCCTTCATAACAAGACCTTATGGTTGATGCAACATCATACACGCTTATGCCTGCCAGTGCAGCGGTCTTCTCATTCACATATACCCTCAACTCCTCTTTATCCGTCTCAAAATTATCCTTAATATCTTTTATTCCCTCTATATTTGATAGATATTTTTTATATTCTTCTGCCATTTGAGAGAGTGTTGTAAAATTATTTCCCTTTAGTACTATTGATACTGGTTTTCCTACTGGTGGACCACCCTGAATATATTTGAATTCAAGCTTTTCAAATTCTTTGATCCCTTTACATCTCTCCCTTATTGAATTCATGATTTCATCTGCCTTTCTCTCCCTATCCTGAGTAGGGGTGAGATATACAATTATTACACCATATCTTGATCCTATTTTAGTAAAGGGATCATTCGTCTCCTCCTGAACAATGCCTGCTCTGGATGTAAAGCTATCAAGTTCTTCTGTCGGTAGTTCGGAGATGATCTTCTCAATTGATGAGAGTCTTTTACTCATTGATTCTATCCCTGTACCTGATGGCGCTTCTGCCTTTACTACAAATATTTCTATTCCACCAGCAGGAAAGAGGATAAATTTTACTTTAAAAGCTGCAAAAACAAGGGATCCTATAAATATGAATATTACAGCCACTAAAAAGATATATTTGTGTGTTATTACAATTTTTAGAGTACTCATATATTTGTTTTTAATCAAATGAAGGAGGTTGTTGCCTTTTCCATTAGTCTCTGATTTGATTTCCTTCCTCCCCCTCTCAATATCCATTATGTGAGAGGGGAGAATAAACATGGACTCAACCCAGGATGATACCAGAGCAACTGAAACAACTGCTGGCAGAGTCCACATAAATTTTCCCATGATTCCAGACATAAACATCAATGGAGCGAAAGCAGCAATTGTTGTAAGGATAGTCCCTGCTACAGGAATAATCACCTCGGATACTCCATAAATAACCGCATCTTTGATTCCCTCTCCCTCTTCAATATGTCTATAGACGTTCTCTGCTACTATAATAGCATCATCAACAAGCATACCAAGAACCATAATCAACCCAAACATGGACATCAGGTTTATGCTGACATCATAATAAGCCATCCAGATGAATGTTCCTGCAAAGGCGAGGGGAAGCCCTAAGGCAGTGACCACTGATATTCTCCATCCCAGGGCAATAAATAATGAGATAACAACGAGAATTATCCCAATCATTCCATTGTTCGTTAACACATCCAACCTTCTTTGAACATAGAAAGAGAGGTCATTTGTTATCACCAGTTGGTAGTTTTCAGGGATTATTTTTTTTATTATATCAAGATCTCGGTTAATCCTTTCAACGAGGTCAATAATATCTGCTGAATCCTTTTTTATGATTGTAAGGGTAATTGACCTCTTCCCAACTGTTTTATTGATGATCTTCTCCTCTTCAAAGGAATCCTTTACCCTTGCTACATCGCCAATCTTAACCCAGTTGCCCATATCATTTGCTCTAATAAGAACATTGGTTATATCTTTGACTGTCTCTACTTCTCCGATTGTTCTAAGTAAGACTTCAGTGTTTTTATCGTTGATTAGGCCACCAGGGAAGTTTAGATTTTTTTTAGAAAGAGCCATAATGATATCGTTCATTGCAATATGGTATTCATCAAGAAGGGTAGGATTTACCTCAACGATCATCTCCCTGTCTCTATATCCTTTTTTATCGATTTTTGCTACACCTTGAATATTGAGGATTTTATCCTTGATGATTTCTGCATATTTACGCAGCTCAAATTCCTCTTGGTCGTTATGGATATCATTTTTGTTTATTATTGCGATATCCAGCACTGGTTGTTGTCGGGTATTGAGTTCGACAATCATCGGATCTTCTGCGTCTTCTGGGAGTTCGTCTATTCTGTCAATGGCATTGGTGATATCGGTTACAGTCTTATCCTTATTCTCTATATTCGGATCGAGTTTTATTACAACAACTGATCTGTTTTCCAGTGAATCTGAAATCAACTCATCAATACCATCTACCTCACGCAGTTCATCCTCAATGGATAATGTAATATGCTTTTCAACATCCTCCGCAGTAGCTCCGGGATAAATTGTTGTCACTATTATATAGTAGAAATCTATATTAGGGAATGCTTCCCTTTTGGCAGTATAGCTCAAAACGATTCCAGTAAGCAAAATGCCGATAGAAATGAGATTAACGATTAGGGATTGATTTGCGAAGTATGTTACGATCCTTTTCATAATTAGCTCCTCTCCAGATTTAGACGTAAACTATTCTGCCTTTACTATCTTTCGAATGACGTGAGTTCGAATGTTTAATTTTATCAATGCATTGAAAAAAAGTTAATTTAAGAATGAATCGATATTGATATTAAAATTTTTAAATATAACACTTCTAGCAAGATCCCTTCTTAACAAACTAATGTTATAATCCACTAAACTCTTCAGTTCCTGTTGACGTAAATTTATATAATTATCAAGGGAAAGTTTAAGCTTCACTGCATCGTATCTGCCCTGTTTGAATTTTTTAAATACCTGATTATAGTAACTTTTGGAATATTCAGATGATTTTTTGGTCTTTTGGTATACAGAAAACATTACCTCACACTCTTTTACAAGAGAATCAATCTGATCCTTAATCTCCTTTTCAAGTTGTTTTAATTCAATGTAACCCCTTTTATAATTCAACATAGCCTTTGTCATTGTTGCCTCTGACTCATTATTGCCCAATGGATAGGTTAATTCAAAGCCTAGTGACCATTGTCTGTTTATATCATTATAAGTAGAACTGTAGCTATTTTCACTATAATCAACACTCCCTGCGCTTAACTTCATCTTTAGCGCAGGTTCCATATTGCATGAGGCTATCTTACACTCAAGTTCAAAATTTTTCAGATTTGATCTCAGATTTGCAAGATCAGCTCTATTTAAGAGGGCATCCTTTAATGCAACTTGAACTTTTACTTCCGGAGCGGTGGTGCTAAATGTTTGAACAATATCGAAATCTGTGCTTTCTTCAAGATTAAGGGTCCTTAATACAGCTTGTCGTGCATCAAAAAGATTCTTCTGGGCTATTTCTAAACGATTTGTACTCTGTAATACCTTGCTATTCCAATCAAGAAGCTCCTCTTTTTCAGAGAGGCCCAAAGTCTGTTTCCTTATAACAAGATCTCTAATGTCTATTGTGCTTTTAAGGCTAATTTTTACAGTTTCGAGGTTATCCTCGGCAATTAGCACATTCCAATATCCAACAAGCGCTTCAACAAGCAGATTAGCAAGATAATGCTTAACAAGCCTTTTATTCGATTCATTATTGTTGGCTAATATCTTTTCATTTAATCGATCTGAAACTCCAAACATATTCTTTAAAAGTTCCTGGCTAATTGAAACCATAAATCCAGATTGATAACCCTTGCCACCAAGATCATAGCTTCCCATAGATGAATCAATCTCAGCTCCCATAACATTTTGGTAGATACCATTGATGCCTATTTGTACTCTTGTTCCTGTTCTAAATTTTCTGAATATACCAGCATCAACATTAAATCTCTCTGTTTTGGTTCCCTGAAATATTGAAGCAGGATTATCCGGAGAGTTTTCGACTGACGAATAGTCGGGGTTTATAAAAAGGGAATAATCAAACTTGCTTCGGTATTTTTTTAACGCAATTTCCGATTCTTTATAATTAAGCAATGCTTTTTTCACATCCAGATTGTTTCTTAAAACAAGGTATAATAACCTTTCGAGATCTAATTCTAATTTTTCATTTTTTTTTAGTCTTTCTTTTATGGTCTCTTCATTTTGCATACTTTTTTTGTCCATTCCTGGCTTATTATTTTGTGAAAAAGCCATACTCGAAATGAATATAAAAAAACATATAAACATCCATTTATACATCATTAATGGTTTTCGCATAAAATCCTCTCAATTTTAACTTTTTTATCCATTTGCTTGTGAATTCATTTATTAGATAGATTAAGGTGTTTATAGCGTGGTTTCAGATTTAATTATACTATGATTGTATTGGTCTAAAACTCCTATTCGCTAAATGGAAGTTGCTAATTAGTGTGAATGCCAAGATATATTTTTTTTCATCATGATGCAATTAAATAATCAGCAGGCAATGAGGATCAGATGTAAAAAAACATAAACAAACTGTTTGTTGATCCCTTATAATTTTTGGCGAATTCAGTTTTGATGGAATAACATTAACCTCATGATATTCAAACCTTTTTTTGAAGTAATCACTATCTCATTTTATTTAAAATTTACTATTTCCTTATTCGTAATTAACAGGCTGTGTGTTTTATTTTACTGTATTTTCCGGAAAAATATTAAAGCAGTGTGTATACTACTAATAACCTAAATCTTTTTATTAACTCAGTAATGGTATAAAAGATAATGGTTATAAAGGTCTGTATGGATTATGCGTTTCAAATGGCAAAGAGGTTGTCAAAACAAATGGATTAGGATATTATTCTTTACCCGCTTATGATGAGATGATTGTTTTTGTAAGTAAGCCAAGATGTTTTCAGTCCCCTCTAAATGAAAAAAGGATTCCTAAATTCTTCTATATTCATCAGGTGATTATAAAACCTATCATGGTGAAATTGATGCAAAACAGATGGAATGACTAAAAAATGAACTTAAATTTGTTCCGATGGATCATCTAATAGTTTTAAATATGCATATACCAATTGTATCGCATTGCGACAACCAAGCTCAGCAACATCAGTTGAAGAATTGAGAAAAATTATATCAGCTGCTCGAAGGGAGAAAAGCTATATCATTAGGCGGGCATTCACATACTCTTGAACATTTTTTGCCAGGGGATGAAGAGGACGGCTGGGGACAACCAACGCCAATTCGTCAAATAATTGTCAGCGCTGCTTGCTGTTCTTGGTGGTCAGGTGACGTTGATGATGCTGGTATACCAATGGCATATCAAGGAGGTGGAGCACCACGAGGTTACATGGTGTTTAATTTTAGGCAAAACACCTATATTGATGAATATAAAGCAACGGGTGAATGCAAAAACAGGCAGATGAATATTTCCTTCATGACACCATCTTTTCAGGGTTGGTATGATCAGTTATGGGATTGGGTAAATATTGATCCTGCTATCAGATCGCCAAGTCCGCCTGTGACGATTAACGATCTGAATAGTCCGAATTTGCTTGCCAAGTCCGATCTGGATAGCACAATACTAGTAGCTAATGTTTGGAATGGATCTAGGGATTCTATTGTTAAATGCAAAATTGATAATCGTAAACCCATTACTTTAATGAGAGATAGTGAATATCCTGATCCTTACGCGTTTCGACTACATGCATATGTTTATCGTTATGCAGCAGGATTTGAGCTATGGACAGGAGCACAGTATGGTCCAGCAGACCCTCAGCCATTAGATCCATGGCTGCATGCGAGAAGATCAACACATGTTTGCAAAGCTGCTATACCGACTGATCTTGAGGTGGGTATGCATAATTTAAAGGTTATTACAAAGGATATGAACGGAAATAGATACGTTGAAAAAATGACTTTTGAAGTAATTGAATAATCATCAAAACTGGTCTAGTCAGAACGATAATTATTTACATGGCTATCAGGATAGAAGGGGATTTTTTTAATCCCCTTCTATCCTGAGATTCAGAAGGTAAAAATATATATTCGATTTTGTTGTTAAATTAGTGAAAATTCATATTTAGCTCTTTGAAGGTTAGCGACCCTACCTTTGCATATGGGTGAATTGTCTCATGCTTACTGATTTATTGTATAAAATTTTATTATGCTTTTGATAATACATCTTTAGCAAAGGCTTTAGCATTACCCTCATCATCACTGTTAGGGTGAGAATCAGATTGTGCCATTCTCTCAGACCATTCTTCATCCGATAGTCCTCGAGACTGTTTCACTATGTCATGAAGCTCTGGTGTAAGACGTCCCTGACAATCAAAGCAACCAAGGTATTTTATACCCTTTTCCTTGGTTACTTCATCTAAAGTCTTTAGGCCTACTTCAAAGCTAGTTTTTTCAAAAGCTGGAGAAGCATGAGTGACAAATCCGGCTAATTTTAATGATCCGGAAAAGGACTCTAAAAATTCCTTGGCATTAGCAGAAATTCCGCCTGCGTGTATTGGGGTTCCCAAAAAGACTAAATCATAATCACTCACATTGCTGACATTAGTCTCTTCGAGTTTCTGTAAAACTGCATCATTGGACTGTGATGCTTCCTGATGAATTGCCTTAGCAATCTGTTCAGTGTTTCCGGTTTGACTGAAGTAAGTGACTAGTACTTTCATTTTATACCTCCCTTTAAATTATTCAATATTATAATGATGCTGATACACAACAGCATTAAATTCAATCTATACCTTTTCGTTAGTCATAGTGAAAATTAGGCTATCAATATACTTACTGTTAATAAGTGTCAATAAAATGATGTTATTCGTGATGCGATTAAAAAAAATCAATATTAAGAAAAGACAAAACTTAATCTTATAAGCGAAGCAATGTCGTTGCTTCTTTAAACTTGGATATTTAAGAAATAAACCCTGGTGATAATCTAATATAATTGCAACCCTTTTTTTATTATTTTATCCAATGGGGGTAGCAAATTGATTTTACTGCCCATTGTGGAGCAAAATTGATAAACAGGTGGGCTTGCCCCACAATTACGGATACATAGTTAAGCAACATATTTCATTATTGAATCAGATGACTCATATTCTTCTGGACTTTTATAGTCAAGAAAAGAATGAATCCTCTGTCCATTATAAAAGACTTCAATATATTCAAAAATAGATTCCTGTGCTTCTTTTCTGGTCTTATAATTTCTTTATAGACTCCCTCCATCTTTAATGTTGAGAAAAAACTGTCAGCACATGCATTATCCCAGCAATCCCCCTTTCTACTCATGCTCTGAACCATTATATATGTTTTCAAATCCTCTCTAAATGATTCAGATGCATACTGAATTCCTCTATCTGAATGAAAAATCAATCCAGGATTTGGTTTCCTATGAGCAACAGTCATAGTCAGTGCATTTATAGCAAGATCAGATCTAAAACAGCGAAATATCACAAGACGCAACTCGAATAGGGTGTAAATCCCATGATCTCGTTATCAATATATATTTTTAAACGCCTTTTAAACAGAGATAACTCAAATCCTAATTGGTTTTTATTGATAATGGATGTCTATTTCATGATGTAACGGATATCTGTTTCTATCTTTTGCACAATTGAGGTATTCGCAAGGTTTTGTAAAATTTAAGATTCCGGCACTCCGCCCGGAATGATATACAATATAGCTTATTATATCATTTTTTTTTGGTAAAACAGAGAATACAGGGTTCATATTAGGGGCGAAGGGCCCTTCGCCCCTAATATGAACTTATGGCTTTTCACTTAACTCCTTGAATCCTCTTTACCACGAAGTCACATACATTTTGTTCCTTATAGTGCATATCCTTTTCAACTTAAATTTAATGGCATAGAGAAGAGCATTAACAAGCCCTAAAGGTAGTCATTCAGGTCGCTGAAAGCTGCGCTTTCATTCCGCTACAGGCGTTCGCGAGAAGCCTTTATATTTTCCCCGGTGCCGAATCTCAGGTGCTGGAAAGAGCATTGTTACTGGAAACGGCCGGTTGTTACGATAGACACGGGACGTTCTCCCACAGCCACAGTGGGGATTACCATTGGAGTCAGCGCCCCGTCTGCGCCTATGGTGTATTGCGAGACATCAAAATCAATGTTATAACTGGCCACATAGGCATATTTAGGGACAGCGACAAAGGCGCTGTTCCACTAACAAAGGCGATGAATGCAGGCACGCTAACTGTAGCAATGGTGGCAGGCGCAATAGGTGTCAGTGTCCCGTCAGGCTCTATGGTGTATTGCGAAATACTATTGTCGACAAAATTAGCCACGTAGGCATAGCTGCTCGATGGATCAACGATGACGGATCGGGGACTATCACCCGCAGCCACGGTGGGAAGCGCCATTGGAGTCAGCGTCCCGTCAGGCTCTATGGTGTATTGCGAAACACTATTGCCCAAAAAATTAGCCACATAGGCATAGCTGCCCGATGGGTCAACGGTGACGGAAACGGGCAAATCTTCCGTCCCTACTTTACCCTAGTAGCGAAACCGGCCAGTATCGTTTTCGACCGCATAGGTTGACACGGAATTATTGCCCATATTGACAACGTAGGCAAAACGTGGATAAGCAGTATCAGTTGTAAAATTCCATTCATAATTACTATTCAGAGGATTGCCCGCCAGATCCTCCGCACCAGAGGTGATAGTGGCTGTGTATGTTGTATCGTAAGCCAGAAATCCTGAAGGCTGGAATGTTGCTGTCATCGTAGCCGCTTCATAAGTAACACTTCCTGCAAGGCCGCTAACTGTGAATGTTGAATCATTGATCGATACGGGATTCATCTCTTCGCTGAATGTTACAGTTATGGAGGTGTTGACAGCCACATCGCCAACTCCATCCTCCGGAAACACGAGGGTAATGACAGGCGGTGTGGTGTCGATTGGGAAATATCCATCGCCTCCATTATCATCGTCATTGCATCCGCATCCAGATATCAAACAAAGCATAAAGGATATTACTAAAGTTATAACTTTTTCCTTCATAAATAACCTCCCCAAATATCTTACTATATATTAAATTTATATTTATAATAATGCTTTAGATAAGACATCCAGTCGCTAGTATTAAACTGAGGTTGGATACCTCAATAATGTTTAATTCATAACAAATTGTACAACAAATGTATAAGCTGAATTGTATATTGGTATTGATTAATTATTTTAACTGTAGCTTAATTTATAATGTGTAATGGTATGAAAGAAAATTAATTTGAAATGGTTTATTTTGTAAATTTCAATTATCTAATGAATAGATAATCATTTTTCCAATAAATGTCTATTGAAAGTGATGAAATTTTGTCATTAAAGAAAAAGCAGGGTTATTCAGTAAAAATGTTTCATCAAGCAGTAATTTTTTCTGAATTTTAGCAAATAGTCAACTGCCACCTGCTTATAGGTTGTTTGATCGGCCCCGGAAGAGCGATAATAAAAAGTGTTTATTGATCACAGCTATAAGCAGTAGTTTTAATAGAATAAATCCCCGAATTCAAATTCGGATTTTTTGTAAAATTTATCATAAGTTGAGGATTTATATTTGACATCTGCTATAGTCTCAACTCCCAATTATAATTGGGAACAAAGCGAGGAGGGAGATAAAATGAACAAAGAAAATATCATCAGTAACAAAAGGAGAATCAGGCCTATAGATATTATGATTGCTATTATAATCCTTGGTTCTCTCTGGGGTTTTTTATCGGAGTTAGCGTTAAACACCATGGCAATAATTAAAGGTCTTCCCTACAAAGGGGGTACAGCAGGCATTTCAATTGGTCTCGGGATAGGCATAATGGGTATTGCTGTCGGTATCTTCAGAAATCTATCAATACTGCCGAAGGGTTTGCCTATAGTTTTACTTGGTATTCCCTTCATAGCAATTTTAAGCAAACTGCTAATAATAACAATCCTGGATATCACGTCATTTGGGAAAATAAATCCATACCTGGCTATACTCTGGGGAGGGCTTTCCCTGACAGGGATTGTGTCCATCATTGGTAATAAAATACACAGCAGCAACCTGCTTCGAATAACCTGCGGCATGCTGGCTGGTTTTCTAGCAGCCGGGGTTTTCTATGTTGTCGGTATCCAAATAATGCCATGTCCCTATCTTCTATCCTTTAACAATATGGGATCATTCATTATTTCCCATGGTCTGGTATGGTCGTTAATTTCGGGTATACT
This genomic window from Spirochaetota bacterium contains:
- a CDS encoding TolC family protein, whose amino-acid sequence is MRKPLMMYKWMFICFFIFISSMAFSQNNKPGMDKKSMQNEETIKERLKKNEKLELDLERLLYLVLRNNLDVKKALLNYKESEIALKKYRSKFDYSLFINPDYSSVENSPDNPASIFQGTKTERFNVDAGIFRKFRTGTRVQIGINGIYQNVMGAEIDSSMGSYDLGGKGYQSGFMVSISQELLKNMFGVSDRLNEKILANNNESNKRLVKHYLANLLVEALVGYWNVLIAEDNLETVKISLKSTIDIRDLVIRKQTLGLSEKEELLDWNSKVLQSTNRLEIAQKNLFDARQAVLRTLNLEESTDFDIVQTFSTTAPEVKVQVALKDALLNRADLANLRSNLKNFELECKIASCNMEPALKMKLSAGSVDYSENSYSSTYNDINRQWSLGFELTYPLGNNESEATMTKAMLNYKRGYIELKQLEKEIKDQIDSLVKECEVMFSVYQKTKKSSEYSKSYYNQVFKKFKQGRYDAVKLKLSLDNYINLRQQELKSLVDYNISLLRRDLARSVIFKNFNINIDSFLN
- a CDS encoding Ig-like domain-containing protein translates to MKEKVITLVISFMLCLISGCGCNDDDNGGDGYFPIDTTPPVITLVFPEDGVGDVAVNTSITVTFSEEMNPVSINDSTFTVSGLAGSVTYEAATMTATFQPSGFLAYDTTYTATITSGAEDLAGNPLNSNYEWNFTTDTAYPRFAYVVNMGNNSVSTYAVENDTGRFRY
- a CDS encoding calcineurin-like phosphoesterase C-terminal domain-containing protein, with the protein product MPGDEEDGWGQPTPIRQIIVSAACCSWWSGDVDDAGIPMAYQGGGAPRGYMVFNFRQNTYIDEYKATGECKNRQMNISFMTPSFQGWYDQLWDWVNIDPAIRSPSPPVTINDLNSPNLLAKSDLDSTILVANVWNGSRDSIVKCKIDNRKPITLMRDSEYPDPYAFRLHAYVYRYAAGFELWTGAQYGPADPQPLDPWLHARRSTHVCKAAIPTDLEVGMHNLKVITKDMNGNRYVEKMTFEVIE
- a CDS encoding flavodoxin family protein, with the protein product MKVLVTYFSQTGNTEQIAKAIHQEASQSNDAVLQKLEETNVSNVSDYDLVFLGTPIHAGGISANAKEFLESFSGSLKLAGFVTHASPAFEKTSFEVGLKTLDEVTKEKGIKYLGCFDCQGRLTPELHDIVKQSRGLSDEEWSERMAQSDSHPNSDDEGNAKAFAKDVLSKA
- a CDS encoding efflux RND transporter permease subunit; translated protein: MKRIVTYFANQSLIVNLISIGILLTGIVLSYTAKREAFPNIDFYYIIVTTIYPGATAEDVEKHITLSIEDELREVDGIDELISDSLENRSVVVIKLDPNIENKDKTVTDITNAIDRIDELPEDAEDPMIVELNTRQQPVLDIAIINKNDIHNDQEEFELRKYAEIIKDKILNIQGVAKIDKKGYRDREMIVEVNPTLLDEYHIAMNDIIMALSKKNLNFPGGLINDKNTEVLLRTIGEVETVKDITNVLIRANDMGNWVKIGDVARVKDSFEEEKIINKTVGKRSITLTIIKKDSADIIDLVERINRDLDIIKKIIPENYQLVITNDLSFYVQRRLDVLTNNGMIGIILVVISLFIALGWRISVVTALGLPLAFAGTFIWMAYYDVSINLMSMFGLIMVLGMLVDDAIIVAENVYRHIEEGEGIKDAVIYGVSEVIIPVAGTILTTIAAFAPLMFMSGIMGKFMWTLPAVVSVALVSSWVESMFILPSHIMDIERGRKEIKSETNGKGNNLLHLIKNKYMSTLKIVITHKYIFLVAVIFIFIGSLVFAAFKVKFILFPAGGIEIFVVKAEAPSGTGIESMSKRLSSIEKIISELPTEELDSFTSRAGIVQEETNDPFTKIGSRYGVIIVYLTPTQDRERKADEIMNSIRERCKGIKEFEKLEFKYIQGGPPVGKPVSIVLKGNNFTTLSQMAEEYKKYLSNIEGIKDIKDNFETDKEELRVYVNEKTAALAGISVYDVASTIRSCYEGIVATSIKKTNEEIDIRVIFPKSLRNTIESMKKIKIANKMGNLIPLISITRFERDSGISLINRKDWRRAITVTADIDEEAKDITSVSINRQLQKEFSEIEERYPGYSVNYEGEFKDTEESIESLTKSFIIAAMIIYIIMVALFRSLIHPIVIMGVIPLTLTGVIWAFYFHGLPLSFLAIMGVVGLTGVVVNDSIIYIDFINKGREQGLSSLESSLKAGANRLRPIFLTTITTFCGLLPTAYGIGGDDPFLKPMAISMSWGLAFGTLVTLIVTPLLYNIFVDIRSIFIRNGRS